The segment GAATGTCGACAAGCATAGATAAGAGAAGCAAGGAGAACCTTCCATGGGTCGAGAAATACAGACCCGAAACGTTGGACGAAGTGTACGGACAGAATGAGGTGATCACCACGGTTCGTAAATTTGTAGAAGAGGGTAAATTACCACATCTTCTATTCTATGGGCCTCCAGGGACTGGTAAAACCTCTACAATTGTTGCTTTGGCACGTGAAATATATGGTAAGAACTATTCGAACATGGTTTTGGAGCTGAATGCATCAGATGACAGAGGTATTGATGTGGTGAGGAATcaaatcaaagattttgCCTCTACGAGACAAATTTTCTCTAAAGGGTTCAAGCTGATCATACTAGATGAGGCAGACGCCATGACCAACGCTGCACAAAATGCGCTGAGAAGGGTCATTGAACGGTATACCAAGAACACGCGATTCTGCGTGTTGGCCAATTATGCACATAAACTTACACCTGCGTTATTGAGTAGATGCACGAGATTCAGATTTCAGCCTTTGCCTCAGGAGGCCATTGAGCGTCGGATAGCTAATGTCTTGGTGCATGAGAAGCTGAAATTATCATCCGATGCTGAGAAGGCTTTAATAGAACTTTCCAACGGTGATATGAGACGTGTGTTAAATGTTTTGCAGTCGTGCAAGGCTACTTTAGACAATCCTGACGAGGATGAGATCAGTGACGACGTCATCTATGAATGCTGTGGGGCACCCAGACCAAGCGACCTAAAGACAGTACTAAAGTCGATGCTCGAGGACGACTGGGGCACCGCCTATTATACGCTTAACAAAGTACGCAGCGCGAAGGGCCTGGCGTTGATCGACTTAATCGAGGGCATAGTGAAGATATTGGAGGACTACGAGCTCCAAAATGAGGAGACAAGAGTGCATTTGCTCACCAGGCTAGCCGACATCGAGTACTCGATATCTAAGGGTGGCAATGACCAGATTCAGGGCAGCGCGGTCATTGGCGCAATCAAGACCAGCTTCGAGAACGAAACCGTTAAAGCCAACGTATAACCAACGCAAATATGTATAGATACAATATGTACAGAACAACCGCATTGTGCAACATAACAACATAACATAACATGcagaacgaaaaaaaaatattaaaagagaaaggtgatatttttttcaatttgcATACCGGAAACCGTAAATCAATTGGCGTCTAGCTACCGACTAAGAATACGAATCGCCAAATTGCTACAGAAAGTAACATTCCCCTTACGTGATCTGTACTTTAATCTCTTGGACATAAAGAATGGCAGAATTCAGGCCTTACCGTTCTGCGAATGCCAGATCGGGAAATATTTCCCAAAACGGCAACGCCGGCACGAACAAGAATTTCGTGTTAAAAATCGCGTCCGGCGCGAAATTTTTCGCGGAGGCCTGCGACGCAAAAGCGACTCGAAATGTCGGGAGCCGAATAAGGCCACATGGCTGTGGGCAGATTTTGGCGTTATTGTGAGAATAAAAGGAATGGTAGCTTCCACATAGCGGTagaaaaacatatataaggTCAATAGGCCTGCATGGTAATGGGACTGATAAGCTTGTCTTGCATTCTTGTGTTTTTGTTGttaataacaacaacaaaaacaatCAATTATACAAATAACAGCGAAGTAACAAAATGTGTGAATACAGCAAGGCTCTACATATTCTGCTCAAGTCTCCAGTAACGGATGACATAATAAAATTCTTAACTGACACAACATTGAGGGTTGTGCCCTCGAGCAACTACCCCACACCTCCCGGCTCTCCAGGAGAGAAACACGTGGCAAGGCTTCCATCGCTGATGACTTTTATCACTAGACTGGTTAGATACACCAATGTCTACACGCCCACTCTGCTTACTGCTGTGTGCTATTTGAACAAGTTAAAGCGTATTCTGCCCAAGGACGCTACTGGTCTGCCTTCAACCATCCATCGCATTTTCTTAGCCTGTTTGATACTGAGTGCTAAGTTCCACAACGACTCCTCTCCTTTGAACAAGCACTGGGCCAAATACACAGATGGTCTCTTCACACTAGAGGATATCAACCTTATGGAAAGGCAGCTATTACAGCTGTTGAACTGGGACCTCAGGGTAAACACAGAAGATTTGATCCTAGATCTGCAGCCTCTACTGGAGCCCATCAAGCAAGACTTGGCGAGATCCAGTGACCAGAGGAAGAGAATCAACATGATGATGTCTATGAACAAAAGGGCTTGTGCTGGCACGAGTCCTCTCAGATCAAACAATAGATTCAAGCTCTACGAAAAACAGAGAAACGTGTCGATTGCGTCGGATTTAAGTTCTGCCACTCTCGTAGACAGTTGTAACGACCTAAGAAGACTAAAAGATGTTACCAACATAGCGAACAACACGGCTACTAGCACCAATTACGTGAAGACTGTTGAGAAATGGAATGACAATGTCAACAGGCAAAGTTGGGATTTGGAACAGATAATGAGTCAACACGGGTTTTAATGCAGTAGACGAGATAGCCCTTACGCGGCTTTTGGTGGGACAAAGATTTTGATAGAACAAAATTAACGGATACATAATATATTACAACTTTAAATAATCAAGGATACCTAATAACAATAAACGATTGAAACTAATACTAAACTGTTTTCTATTATTGTATGTTAAGCCCTAATTGATTGTGCCGTAATAACTTCCATTCGGGTGATACCCGAAATAtgaggaaagaaaaaaagataaaatttttctaaaagtATAAAAGGCGGACACTATTTGAATCTAAAAGCACATATTCTATCGATGATTTGTCTCATACCCTTATTAGAGAAACCAGAGCAATAACCAACTATCGTAGTGCAAATCGGTTTCTTATCTTTGATAAGTTTATCAAAGGCGTTAACATTTTGTTTCGTAATAGTACCTTAACACATGACGAAGgtgaaaatcaaatatgAATTCAAggagaaatggaaaatgaCGAGAAAAAAGCTGTGCACCAGTCTGAACATGGACGCCACAAGTACTCAGGTGTCCTATGAAGCATTAAGTATACCCAAATTTCTgatccatttttctttgttttttttttttcttttacatCTGTTAGTGTATTATGAGCAAACTGTTGACGTTGACCAGAATCAATATgtaatttttaatttttctaaaatatGTAGAGCAGTGCTTACCTAAGTGGGTGACTTAAGTCTATTGTAGGGTATGCCACCTTTTTTCAGTCGTAAGAAACGTTCCAAATCCTGTGCGTCTGTCACTGGCCAATCAGCGTTGTTCACTCAAGCAATTGCATGCTTACGTCCTTAGAATGGCTTGTATTCACCCATCAAGATGTGGTTTAAACCATGCTAAATAGGCcgattattttttcttcttttttttttaacgTATTACATTGCCACATAGCTTTTGCCTACACTACTAAAAATCCAGAAACTGGAACAAAGAAgcaaaacaataaaaaaacaaacaaatcctaaaaagaaataaatgacGCTTGAAAATAAGTGCATTTTAGGGGTACTTACAGGAATGCACGTAGGAATACTCTTGTAAAAATACTATTATTGACTATTGATTgaataagaataaaaaaaaaaaaaaggtagaTCCGGCATCCTCTGCGCCTTTACTATTGTTCATCATATGAAGGGAGATGAATTAAGAATAAACAAGAGAGAGAAAATCCCAATTGCCTTCACTTGCCCATATTAGACTAGTTTTCGTATTTATATCACCATTGCAAAAACCATCAGCACCTTATTCAATGTAGGTTCTTACATATGTAATGCTAACAGAGAAGGAAAACCTTCACCCAGACACCTCAACATGCTGAGAATTTTGCTGCGAGCAGTAAGAGGCAAAATCCAAATTTAAAGTAATTTACGCATAGAAGACATTGTCAAGAGATTGCAAAGACATAGAGTACACAAGTTAAAAAGCGTCCGTCCTTTAAAACTCCCCAGTTTTGACATATTTGTGTGTGCGTGTGTTTCTGCTTACCCTTGACGAGTTTACGCTGTGTTCCTGAAGCAACAACGACAGCAACTGAACATCCTTTGAATAAGTTAATATGTTTTCCGCTCAAAAGCCAATATATGGCAATGGGGCAGGCGTTAACATGGGCGGCGGTGGCCCTTCAACAAATAATCCAGGATCTATGTCCATGCCTGGAGCCCCAGCGCCAATGGGCCCAGGCATGAACCAACAAATTCCAGGTGGGGGCCCCATGCTAATGGGCAATACTCcgaataataataataacaatgacaaTGGCGAGAACAACGGCAATAACGGCAATAACGGTGGTAACGATGCTAATGCAACTCGAAACAATCCGAACATGGCCAATAATAGAGGCGCAGTGCATGCTCTAGATGATCCTAATGTATACCATTGGATTTGTCAATTGACCTATGGCCCTCAAAAGGAACAAGCACTGCTTGAACTAGGTCGCAAAAGGGAACAATTTGATGACCTTGCTGTTGTTCTTTGGTCTTCCTTTGGTGTAATGACCTCATTGCTGAATGAAATCATTTCCGTATATCCCATGCTGCAACCTCAAATGCTGTCCAACAATCTATCAAACCGTGTTTGCAATGCGCTGGTCCTTCTACAGTGTGTTGCATCTCATCCAGAGACCAAACATCTCTTTTTACAGGCTCATATTCCactcttcctttttcccTTCTTAAATACTACCTCCAGGCAAAGAACTTTTGAGTATTTGAGGTTGACTTCATTAGGTGTGATAGGTGCTTTGGTTAAAAATGACTCGCAAGACGTAATAACATTTTTGCTAAGAACTGACATCGTACCGTTATGCCTAAGGATCATGGAATCTTCCTCTGAACTTTCCAAAACAGTCgccattttcattttacaaaaaattctaCTAGATGACGTCGGGTTGCAATACATTTGCGCTACGTTGGAAAGATTCTACGCTGTAACTAATGTGCTAAAAGATATGGTTGAACACTTAACCGTGAGCACGCCACCGGGAAGACTACTGAAACACATCATTAGATGCTACTTAAGATTAAGTGACGATCTCGAAGCACGCAGGCTTTTGAAGGTGGTTTTACCTGCTAAATTGAGAGACAACACTTTTACGGAAGTACTAAGAGACGACGTCGGATCCAAGAGATGTCTGGCGCAATTGCTATTGACATTAAACGAAGAAACCTCATGATGCATCCCCATAGATATATTTCTGTTTTCctatttctcttttcttgtattGTTTTAACCTTgccttttttgttttagtTTCACTTCCTTACCTCTCCTAATTTTGTATAGTTATATTTATATGCATGAAATGTATAAAGTTCACCCATATTTCAGAATAGTTTGAGTCCTAGAGTCAGAGGGTCCTTCTATCACCGTCATTATTATCCATTACTTCATCTATCACCCGGAATGTCCCCCCTGTGTCATTCACTACGAAGCCACGAACCACgattctattttttttcgaaatCTAAAGGTTTCGTCAAGATCAATGAAGTATACACATAGGCGTTTTTTGGATACGAGTTGGGTTGTTGAGAACGCAATTCTTTACGAATAAGTGCAAGAGAGGAATTGTGTGTGCTCATTACCAACGTACTTCTTGAGTTACTCTACTAAgccctttttttctgttcttAGCTTCATCCTGGTGAGCTCACAAACATTACAGAACAACGTATAATACGAAGTAACAAAACAGACGAATAGAATAAAAGCAAAGGAGTAAAATTAAGTCACAGAGTGAATTACAATGTCTGCACATACTTACAAGAAGTTTGAAAACTCGACCTCGGGGGATTTGCCTGACAAAATGACCATTTATCAGGACTGTATGAACACGTTTAACGAATCACCTGTCAATTCCAAGAGATGTCGTTTGCTGATTTCTCGCTTGCTGAGACTCTTGGCTCAGGGTGAAACCTTTCCACAAAATGAAGCTACtgcattatttttctccatCTCCAAATTATTTCAACATCAGAACGATCCTTTAAGGCAGGCTGTTTATTTGGCAATTAAGGAATTGAGCGGCATTTCAGAAGATGTGCTGATGGCTACTTCTTCAATCATGAAAGACGTTCAGAACGGTTCAGATTTAATTAAGCCTGACGCTATTAGATCACTGACTTATGTCTTGGATGAATCTACCGCTTTTTCCGCTGAAAGATTGTTGAAAAGTGCCGTGGTAAGCAGACACCCTTCAATCTCTTCAGCAGCATTATGTACCTCCTACCATTTGCTACCCATTTCAGAAGTCACTATCAGAAGATTTACAAACGAAACTCAAGAAGCTGTTCTGGATTTGAAACAGTTTCCAAATCAACATGGTAATAGTGAATATTATCCAAACTCCACTTATATTTCTCAGTATCATGCTCTTGGGTTGCTTTATCAACTAAAGAAAACCGACAAAATGGCGTTACTAAAATTGGTTAGACATTTTTCTGAAAACAATTCTatgaaaaatcaattgGCCAAGGTAGAATTGGTCAAGATTGTCAATGATTTGATTTATAGGGATCCTCAATTATTTAATCAATTCAGACCACTTTTATCTGATTGGCTATCCAACAAATTCGAATCTGTTCAGTTGGAAACAGCAAAATTGATCACTTCTTTCGCTACTCGTAATTCTCGCTTAGTGGCTCCAGAGTTATATGCAGCTGCTATCAGTGCTTTGCAGTCCTTACTAACTGTTCCTCGTGTTTCTTCTAGATTTGCTGCATTGAGAATCCTAAACAGGATATCCATGCTTTCACCTGAAAAGATTGTTGTTTGTAATCCTGAATTAGAGTCCTTGATCAATGATTCTAATAGAAATATTTCTACTTATGCCATCACCACTTTATTGAAGACAGGAActtccaaaaatatttcgtCTCTGATTTCGACCATTACTAATTTTATCCATGATGTCAGTGATGACTTTAagattattattatcgaCGCCGTTCGTACTTTATCTTTGAATTTCCCACAGGAATGGAAGTCAATTTTGAACTTCTTAATCGACGTCTTGAAAAACAGTGAGGGTGGATTCAAATTTAAAAACAGTATTGTTGAAGCATTGATTGATATTGTTTCATTCGTTCCACAGTCTAAGGAACTTGCCTTAGAAAACTTGTGTGATTTCATCGAGGATTGTGAATTCAACGAAATATTAGTAAGAATATTACATCTTTTGGGTAAAGAGGGTCCATCTGCTCCAAATCCATCATTATATGTTAGACATATTTATAACAGAGTAGTGTTGGAGAATTCTATTATTAGATCTGCTGCTGTAGTAGCTTTATCTAAATTTGCCTTGACAAAGAACGATCCTACCTTATACGAATCAATCATAAGTTTGTTAAAGAGAATCGCTAATGATAAAGACGATGAAGTCAGAGACAGAGCTACCATTGCACTAGAATTCATTTATTCGGCTAGgaataaagaagatattACAGCTCAAAATCTAATTGAGTCCAAATATTATTACGATATTCCATCATTGGAGTCCAAATTAAATTCTTACATTTCCTCAAATACTGATTCGTTTGCGACTGCATTTGATGTTAATCAAGTCCGTAAGTTTACTGAGGATGAAATGAAGGcaataaatttgaagaggaagcaagaacaaattttcaatcaaaAGTCTGAAACAACTTTGGATACTACTCCAGAGACAGACAATGTTTCGGAAAAAAGAGCTGATGCTAATTCCTTTGCTGGTCCAAACTTGGACGACCATCAAGAAGATCTACTAGCTACTAAGTATGCTGACGAATTGCTATCCATTGAACAAATCAAACCATTTGGTCAATTGGTAAATAGTTCCAGGGCTATCTCATTGACTGAGCCAGAAGCCGAATTCGTTGTACGCGGTGTCAAACATCTCTTCAAGGACAATGTTGTTTTACAATTCAATATTACAAATACTCTGACGGATATTGCCCTAGACAATGTTTCTGTTGTTTGTACCCCTGAAATTTCCGACGAGGCTGAATTAGAAGAGCTATTTACCCTACAAGTGGACAGACTATTACCATCTGAGGAGGCTGCTTGTTATGTTGCATTCAAAAAACTCGACGAAATCGTAATGGAAGGTTTCTTGAATAACCTAACATTCActacaaaagaaataaatcCCGACACAAATAAACCATTTGAAGGTGATGAAGGTTTCCAAGATGAATATGAAATCGattcaattttcttgaatgctGGGGACTATATTAAGAGTTCTTTCACAGGCAACTTCTCCGCTACATTTGATGAATTGCCATGCGAAGAAATTGCTGTTTTCAACATTCAAGAAGATCTGTCCATACAAGAAGTTATAGATAAAATTATTCTAAACAGTAGCTGTTTGCCAGTGGAAAGCACCCAATTTGCTCCAAGTGATTCGAACTCTCACATCTTGAAATTATTTGGTAAGAGCGCCTTAACTGGCTCTAAAGTAGCCCTACAAATTAAGATGATCAAGAGTTCGAAAGGTCTTGCTTTGAAAGTTCAAGGTAAAGGTGAAGACAGCTTATTATGTTCTGACCTGGTGAATGGTCTAATGTAGTAAACTGTCAAATTTTATTTCAGTTAGTCCCTTCCTTCGTCCTTCTTTCATTATCGATAGTATTACCCAAAAAACTGCTTTACCAAGCGTATATGCAAATAAGGGCATGAACAGCAAGACAATAATAAACCCAAAAAATCACGGATAGAATATGACGGATCATTTCCACACGAAGAATAAATTATGTAATCTTTgtataaacaaaaatttttaaagaaaaatactatAATAATTTGATAAGAGAAAACAAGAGGGAAGAAACAGGACAGCAAGGCAGAAAAAAGTAACATAATGCAattggtgaaaaaaaaaaatttttttttcattagcCTGACCAGATATATTTTAGAGAGCTGCAGACGCCTGAACGTGCTACACTTCCCACTATACTCCGTTACCAACATTACTACTCGGCAGCTATGGATGCTGATGAATTAGAATTGAAAGgacatttgaaaaaattgaaaaaagaggaattgctcaaaagaaaacagtctaaagaaaatgatattcAGAAAAGAGAGCTTGAATATAAGAAtgcttcaaaaaatacCTCAATATATATTTCTGATCTTCCTACGGAcaaaataacaaaagaagCGCTCACTGAGCAGTTCTCCAAGTATGGAAGGATAAGGACTAATCGAGATGGGGAACCCCTTTGCAAGCTATACGTGAATGATAA is part of the Saccharomyces paradoxus chromosome XIV, complete sequence genome and harbors:
- the RFC3 gene encoding replication factor C subunit 3 (Subunit of heteropentameric Replication factor C (RF-C)~similar to YNL290W), with the translated sequence MSTSIDKRSKENLPWVEKYRPETLDEVYGQNEVITTVRKFVEEGKLPHLLFYGPPGTGKTSTIVALAREIYGKNYSNMVLELNASDDRGIDVVRNQIKDFASTRQIFSKGFKLIILDEADAMTNAAQNALRRVIERYTKNTRFCVLANYAHKLTPALLSRCTRFRFQPLPQEAIERRIANVLVHEKLKLSSDAEKALIELSNGDMRRVLNVLQSCKATLDNPDEDEISDDVIYECCGAPRPSDLKTVLKSMLEDDWGTAYYTLNKVRSAKGLALIDLIEGIVKILEDYELQNEETRVHLLTRLADIEYSISKGGNDQIQGSAVIGAIKTSFENETVKANV
- the PCL1 gene encoding Pcl1p (Cyclin, interacts with cyclin-dependent kinase Pho85p~similar to YNL289W) is translated as MCEYSKALHILLKSPVTDDIIKFLTDTTLRVVPSSNYPTPPGSPGEKHVARLPSLMTFITRLVRYTNVYTPTLLTAVCYLNKLKRILPKDATGLPSTIHRIFLACLILSAKFHNDSSPLNKHWAKYTDGLFTLEDINLMERQLLQLLNWDLRVNTEDLILDLQPLLEPIKQDLARSSDQRKRINMMMSMNKRACAGTSPLRSNNRFKLYEKQRNVSIASDLSSATLVDSCNDLRRLKDVTNIANNTATSTNYVKTVEKWNDNVNRQSWDLEQIMSQHGF
- the CAF40 gene encoding CCR4-NOT core subunit CAF40 (Component of the CCR4-NOT transcriptional complex~similar to YNL288W), which gives rise to MFSAQKPIYGNGAGVNMGGGGPSTNNPGSMSMPGAPAPMGPGMNQQIPGGGPMLMGNTPNNNNNNDNGENNGNNGNNGGNDANATRNNPNMANNRGAVHALDDPNVYHWICQLTYGPQKEQALLELGRKREQFDDLAVVLWSSFGVMTSLLNEIISVYPMLQPQMLSNNLSNRVCNALVLLQCVASHPETKHLFLQAHIPLFLFPFLNTTSRQRTFEYLRLTSLGVIGALVKNDSQDVITFLLRTDIVPLCLRIMESSSELSKTVAIFILQKILLDDVGLQYICATLERFYAVTNVLKDMVEHLTVSTPPGRLLKHIIRCYLRLSDDLEARRLLKVVLPAKLRDNTFTEVLRDDVGSKRCLAQLLLTLNEETS
- the SEC21 gene encoding coatomer subunit gamma (Gamma subunit of coatomer~similar to YNL287W) yields the protein MSAHTYKKFENSTSGDLPDKMTIYQDCMNTFNESPVNSKRCRLLISRLLRLLAQGETFPQNEATALFFSISKLFQHQNDPLRQAVYLAIKELSGISEDVLMATSSIMKDVQNGSDLIKPDAIRSLTYVLDESTAFSAERLLKSAVVSRHPSISSAALCTSYHLLPISEVTIRRFTNETQEAVLDLKQFPNQHGNSEYYPNSTYISQYHALGLLYQLKKTDKMALLKLVRHFSENNSMKNQLAKVELVKIVNDLIYRDPQLFNQFRPLLSDWLSNKFESVQLETAKLITSFATRNSRLVAPELYAAAISALQSLLTVPRVSSRFAALRILNRISMLSPEKIVVCNPELESLINDSNRNISTYAITTLLKTGTSKNISSLISTITNFIHDVSDDFKIIIIDAVRTLSLNFPQEWKSILNFLIDVLKNSEGGFKFKNSIVEALIDIVSFVPQSKELALENLCDFIEDCEFNEILVRILHLLGKEGPSAPNPSLYVRHIYNRVVLENSIIRSAAVVALSKFALTKNDPTLYESIISLLKRIANDKDDEVRDRATIALEFIYSARNKEDITAQNLIESKYYYDIPSLESKLNSYISSNTDSFATAFDVNQVRKFTEDEMKAINLKRKQEQIFNQKSETTLDTTPETDNVSEKRADANSFAGPNLDDHQEDLLATKYADELLSIEQIKPFGQLVNSSRAISLTEPEAEFVVRGVKHLFKDNVVLQFNITNTLTDIALDNVSVVCTPEISDEAELEELFTLQVDRLLPSEEAACYVAFKKLDEIVMEGFLNNLTFTTKEINPDTNKPFEGDEGFQDEYEIDSIFLNAGDYIKSSFTGNFSATFDELPCEEIAVFNIQEDLSIQEVIDKIILNSSCLPVESTQFAPSDSNSHILKLFGKSALTGSKVALQIKMIKSSKGLALKVQGKGEDSLLCSDLVNGLM